aaataatatCAAACTCAAAAACTTTACCGGTTCAAAAGATCTGGGAATTTTTGGAGCACCTAcaagaagaaataataaaagatggaaTATGTTAATAGAATTGGTTAGGAGATGAATAGTATGAATGACTGAAAGAAACTAATTAACAGCTAACCACCTTCAAAACTTTTGTCCAAACTGCCAGTCATCTTAAAGAGTTGGTCAAAGTGAGGCTTGCAATACAGGACACCCTCAAAGGAGGAATAGTTACTAAGCTGCAATGACCACCATCAAATTATTAGGAAAATGTGAAGGAACAGATAAAACACACAAACAATAATGCTCATCTACGATATTTGCAATATTAGgattatttttagtttgtttccaAGCATTTCACAAAAAAACATCCAGTTGAAGGAAATATAGCACTTCATATCATAAATGAGGAGTAATATTTCATAAAAGCATcgatagaaaaagaaattttcagTGTAAAATGCCTGGTGAATGAAAGCATGTTTCAATCTTGTCCGAAACAATGACAGAATGTTGAACATGGACCAGAAGAAACTACTGCTCAACATGTTTTACCAAGGGATCCTATTAACAAGCAAGAATCATATCATAGGGTATGTAGGCACCATTCAGTTACAAGGATCAAAATCCCAAAGTGAACACAACAACCCACATCCAGAGATCAGTCGACTGAATTCCATTTGAAGCAAAGTAAACAATCTGGAAAGGTCCAATAGAAACCAATTTTTATGTAAAAGAAGACAAAAACATCATGATCATAAAAAATATACAATTTCCAAATTTGATGGAATAAAAATATAATGAAAACGATCTGAGAAAAATCCTTAAAAGCCAATACACAATTTCAAAATAGGGAGAGAGCTAAAATAAGGAAAGCATGAAAGAAGGGAATCATATTTTTTGCTTTAagttttttaaatttcattCTTTTAAGGATCAAAGAAAACATGAAATTTTGGGATTATACCAGAACAATCACGAGCAAATCCAGCATATAATCTTGAATACAGAGAATAAAAATTAGAAGGCATgaaaagacccaaaaaaaataagattttccATTTTGggagaaaatgaaataaatcagGAGCAGCATCAAAGAATAGAAGATTAGACTAGCCGAACAAAATTCAGAAGTTGCAGAATAATTGGTAAAAGAGAAACAGGTGGAAGGATGTCATTGACCCCCCAAAAATATTGAAATCTACACCAATTGTTGAGTTGAGTTAGAAGAAATTCCACCTTGAGGGTACCCTTGCAGTGGTGGCACCGGAAGCAAGCCTTGTGATAGATCTTGCTATCAGCTCTGAGCTGATCCACCAAGTAAACTGTCTTGTCGCAGGCCTTGCATTTCTCGGTAGTTCCTCCAAATGTCACCATTTTTggatctttctctttccttctatcAATCAagtatcaagaagaagaacccaGACAAGATGAAAAACAGAGATAGTCGAtgagaaaaaacagaaaacagatGATGTTGAGGAGGAGACTATTGTCTCTCTCACACAAACACAGAGTCTCTCAGAACTTGCAGAAGTCTACATATAAAGATTGcaaatttgagttttcaaaGTTTGCTTTTGTTGATAAAATACTAAACTGCTCCACGACCCAACTGTAATAAGAATATTAGGATAACCGAAAGCTGCGGCTCTGAGTAGTTAGTCAAAGTTACAATTACAGAATTCAGAAAAGACGATTTGGGCGACTCTGATCCGTTGAAACCttgaaatttcaaattcattatGGGGTAGGTACAAGCAAggttcgagatctcgccgagatctcgccgagtttctcggttttgggcaaaaccagtcgagttcctagtcggtacaaaaactacaatttctcgaccgagatctcgccgagatctcggtgatatctcgaagagtgaaaatcatggtttttagtacaaaaaaccaatatctcgcagagatctcggcgagatctcggcgagatctcggttgggcccaaagatgctagttagttgtatttagcccaattttcacccaaaaaccatttccaacataagagagagcaggaacagaagttcttaggctctaaaccagggaaaaacctctccttcaaatttcttcttctttctttcgattgttggatggaatgcactgtttggagttagattgaagtgccaaagtgaagattaagtgccaatttggagcatcatcacctatttgcaagatttcaaaggtcACATGGGAATtatatgtggatcgatatagggatgaatttcttgttcaatctcattttatgtaacaaattaagtgaacattgatgtaatgtacattttatttgaatgttttgattgatgtgtgctaattagaatgttttgattctaatttgctatgttttactaaattatatatagattatgttgttttagacttttagtacgacTGTCGcttaccaacctatggtccaaagtgaaactcatatttggacttgttttttggcaaatctgggcatgccattgtgtttaaatggcctgaaataggctggataccaagtttcagacccaaaatatgtgtacaacccaccgagttgggggtccgagtccaaaaaaaaaaaattgcaccaactcgccgagatctcggcgagatctcggctcgactcggtttctggcctagccgagatgccaccgagacccgagttctcgaaccttgggtACAAGTACTATCGAGCTTTGAACAGTTGGGACGAGAAATCTGAGGGATATTTATGTAATCTCCATGACAGATTTACACTTTCAATCGAAGACaagaaaagatggagaagatcttgTCATTAACAGGCGGGTTTAAACGTTGCAAGGAGAAGAGGTAGGTAGATGAAGAGTTTAAAACTTTGAAGAATTTCAAAAGATGCAAAAGATCTTCCCATTAACCAATGAATCTCATCGTTGATTGACCGAACTTTAAGCATCTGATAGCCCACAAAACACCACTTCATTTCCCAACGGAAGAACGTACATGAGAGAGTCAATTACATTTTAAGTTTGTTTTCCATAAAAACTCCTCATTTCCTTGTAAAAGGCAAcaataggacaggtggttggctctcacatgtatgttAATCTGTCGGTACGTAGGGATGATCCATTCTCATTGATTCTTCCCAAAAGCTTAAACCATTAGATGGTCCAATTctacataaaggaaaagaaaactcaCACGGTCGTGCAGCGTACAGCATCCCCTACACCCAGACATAGGGGTGCGCACTGCACCCCTCCACTCCTATATCTGAGCGCAGGGGGCGCCGTGCTCTGCACTACACaaccgggtggcattctttctctcatAAAAGACACATCCAAGTCCAACTATCCAAGATCTCAAATAACCAATCAAGGATTATTCTTCGATAACTCCCAACATCTTAGTAAGAATCTTTTTTATCCACAATGATTAGAATTGGCCTTTTGGAACACTAGACTCATCATCATTAATTTCTGcccgtattttttttttctttttcggttGAATTAATTTATGCCCATATgggtgtcaaatttcagctttAATCAACCAAAGTTGACCGGTTCATCTTGGATTAAATCAAACCGAATCTTTATCATGACCGACTTTGGTCGGGCTTTAAATACatcattaaataacttttgagaataaagaaaagggCAAAAAGTATTCTTTTTGTTTGGGTAGAAAAAAGTACCTTGGTTATATAGGAAAAAACTAGGCATGTTATTCGGGCTGTCCAGCCATGTGtctgcctctctctcccttcctaGTGAATGACCTATGTCCCATGTGTCCTCTACACACATATTCACCCAATCATATATGAACCCGAAACTCGATCAACTGCACTGAAACCGATCATCACCTTATCAGGCCGGATTCATTATGGTCCAATTGAGATCAAAATCAATTCAACCAAATTGAAACTGATTGaaccaaccgattgacaccGGACCCCTACTAGAAGATCATGAATAAGAGAGTCATGGCAATGATGCTTTTGTGACTGATGACCCACGAATGGTTtgctttttattatttctttattctttaagaaaaaaaaattgaaaataaaaagagccCATTTTCAAGGAGGATATTACCccttaaaatattataaaaattaaaaaagaaagagcatTCATATTATACTTTATGAACAAAGCACAATTGTGAAAATATCGTATCTCTTTTATGCCTTAATATATtaggaagatgaagatggaattgTTTTTATTCTAGTTGGCAAACCAAATGCCATTAATCGAAAACTTAAACAAATAGATCATCAACACTGTCAATTCTATTTTTCTAAGACTTTTTAAATCATATTCCTTCCAGGTTTAAATGCAATGGGGTGGCATTACCttctttcttctactttttttttttttattttattttaaaaaggaGTGGTTATTTCCATGCCTCTTGAATCTTGTCCAGTTGCAGATGGACTGGAGATTCTGTTTTAGTGGACAAGAGATTTTTCGAATAAATACAAAGAATGCCAAGTCATGGGAAGAACGGAAGCTAGTTCAGCTTCTGCAGAACCAACTCATCTGCTTCTATTAAGGCACTAATTAAGCAGTATAAATGGAATACCAAACATAGGATTATAAAAAGGGATGAATCTGATATCTGACATGAGAGCATGATAAAACGATGCTATTTGTCTACGTTTAACtactcttatttttattataaaaaatgcCCTTATTTTATATCTCGATCTACCTGTTATTAACTTATTATGTTAAAAAATTAGTATtttctttgttcctttttttcttcacaCACAAATAGGAGGCGGGGTGGAAagttatcacctcaatttgccagctcgtcaattttctcaattcccaCTAATAGAGGGAGATGGATCCCACCcaggcaatgtgttcgggcgaggggtaggatgatcattttcATCCCATATTAGATGGAATAAGAAAATTAACGGACAGGTAGGGTGAGGTTCATTCTACATTTCTACTTGATTATGTCATAAAAATggaatatttttgtttttttcaatatTCACACACACGTATAAGGAATATTGTTTTACACACACATATAAGGGGGTTCTTGATCACCAACCCATATAACCATATTGGTATGTTTCAAATTACACTTAGATGATGATATCtgtcattttttctttctataaatGTTTCTTTCATACTCATGTAATTGTAGCAAGTGGGATAAATGTCATCACCTAATTGTACGGTGAAGCGTATAGATAACCTAGTCTCGACTTCTTGGACAGTCCATTGCTTGAATTagattatcttttcttttttttcttttttttttaaagattcaaTTAGCTCACTTGGATAAGGATTAAGGGATCCACTTATTGAGCTTCACATGCTtccctagatttttttttaaaaatctagCCGTCCATATGATTAAAGTAAAACTAATCTTTGAAAAGTATGTAGCCAATTATAATCAATATAACAACTGGGGTGATGAAATactttagggagaaagaacaagaTCCTTTGCTCAAATAGAAAAACGCAAAAATTTACCTTCCTCCCCTgagataaaaaaatttcatatatGTTGATGCTCATGCGTACACTCTCATTGACTCCTTGCTGGTGCAAGAACTAGGCGAACAGGCAGTAATCTCTTGCTCAACATTTTATTAGTTGATAGAGATTATTGTTTGTGAGTAATTACCATGATCAAAACTTGGTGGGAGATATAGAAGAATTACGAGAATGGAGAAGGGGCTTAGAGTGCTATCGGAAGTTAGATCAGATGATCAAGGTTACTAATTTATTTGCAAATGCTTCAAGGATAACTAACCAAATTGACTGGGTAAAAGCACATATTAATTTGAGTTACGTGGATTGATGATGTGACAATTCTAACAATTACAAGGAGAGAACATGATCTTAGTTAGCCATATATCAAATTTTAGACtctaaattcaataaaaaaaaaaaacctcccaTGTATATCCATACATTCTTAATTTTATGCCATTTTTGTATGTTCATGCATCATCTCATGGTCCTTATATTTTCAACGATTTATTTTGCCATTTGGAGTATTTTGTTAAACCAAAACCTGGCAAATAGACATGGGACCTTAGGGTCAACGAATCCACATATTTTTGAGTTGTTTTGATGAAGTTACCAAAAAGCCCATTTTGAAAAGTTTACTCAAAATATTATTGCTTATGATAAGAGGATGTTGACTGATTGTGTCGCCCCTGCATAGTAGCTCATGGAAGTGCACATAGAGGCTATTAGTTATAAAATAtaatgtatttaaaaaaaaagcgAGAGAGTTAGACATGTAGTTAGTTTTCAATAAATCAACGAAATACACCAATCATAAGATTGAACATAGAACAAGGGAGTCTTTTccgaaaaagaagaaaagataatgACACATGCTGGGCACCCTAGCCGCggtgtgcccaaccttttcccttcaaaaaaaatatcaatatcaatagtAGTGGAAATTGCCATTTTTTTCTATAAGACCAACTAAAACCCCACAATAGCTCAAGCTTTCGTTTTCTCCCCGAGCTCACCGCTGCACAAACCCGTTCTCTACACCGAAACCCTATTTCTAAAACTAACATGCATGAATCTCAACTTTTTTAAGGGGATGATTCTCTTTTATCAGTCAAACAAATAGAATAAAAACACATGGTTGGGATTATGAATTCCCaggctttttttttaatttttatttaaagggTGGGTATATTATCTAGATAAGCCAATAAGTCTATAACTGACCCCAACGAGTTCATTATCCTAATTAACATGAAATAAGTGGCAATTATGTCTTGCTCGACTTCTTTTGGCTGAAACCAGGTGCGTTAAACAAGTGGCAAATTAATATAACCTGATATATTGCCAATTGCCCTCAAACTAatttttactttaatttttaaggCAAATGCGTTTGTGGCTGAATTTGTCCAAATGGTTTTCTGGAATCTGGACAAGAACAGTTAATTTTGCCAAGCCAAGAgatgatttgaaaattttgacaatTGGATATACCTTggttgttattggtgaagcctgatgtCAGTTTTAATCTAGAAAGTGTTGTGGTGTTCATTCGGCAGGCCGTTTCGTCTTCGAAACGCTCGTAAATGGCCTAAAAGTGCAGACACTAACGCTTTAGACTATGACCCTTGAAGAGCTCGTCGAGAGCTtcaatttgatatgtattttgctCGATGTTGATTCGGACCAAACCAAATGGGTTTctaggggcagttttgtactttcgtGGGTTaaggttttcctatatattatAATTATCTCTTTAAGATATGTGAGGGAGGATTTGTATTCGATTCACAGAAATAGTGGATTCGTATTATCGCTTGACCGTGGATGTAGTATtacttcttgggggtgaaccatgtaaaaATCTTATCTTGTGTGTGtgatttctttttccatttgtaTTTCTTCTACAAAATCACCATTCTGCTGTATTGTTTTTTCCAACACAGGTCTATGTGCAATCTGCACACAAACACAACCCCTCCCCCTCttgaaatgaccaccatgcttcctacaaaacaaaaaaaatcgcctccccccccccccctctaaatGCCCGTGTCCCCACATTGGCCTCCATGCTGGTGTAGTTGCCACGCAACTGGGTTACTAGGCCTTCTTATTCGTATTGGATACACAGTGATACTCTTAAATTGGTCATATTTACTGTTTTCTCCCCTGtattttgccctaattacaaCCATATCCCAGTGATACTTGAAAGGAAGAAAGTTTAATTAGCGCAAAGTGCAAGGGAGAAGACACTAAATTTCTCtaaaaatttaaaacttaaattcaatcatttattcCTCCTTGTAACAGCCTCCCCTCCCAAGTCCATGCACTCCCTTGGTAGCCTTTTAATGATTTATTTTACCACCTCACAAGCTCTATTGAATCAAAAACTGAATTCGCAATCAAATGATATTGAAATTTACTTGTATACAAAATTTTAACCCTATCCAATATCACCTCGTGACAAAAAGTATGTACTTGTCTAGAAAACCATCTAGATGAGcttatccaaaaaagaaaattacctaTTTGCCCGATACCAGCGATATTATGCCAATACAGATTAATCTATACTGCCAATCCAATATCAgtcaatacctaaaaccatgggcAGTTTCGACTTTGGTAAATGGGTGTTGGAATATGTATTCATAACCCAAGAGTCCAATCACATACTCACTTCACCCGTGGAAAAGGAATTTTTCCTTCTCGACTGGCCAAGGAACACTTCACCTATTATCATCATCTACAGCTTGCCACAGCACAGAACCTCCTTTCTTTCACACAGTTGTAAGTTGACCTAATTTGAGTAACATTAGTAAAATGAACACAAATAACAGAAAACAAACCATTGGACCTTCTGGTAACAGACATGCTTTAGAAGATTCCAGTCCTACCTGGTTATACAAGGGTTTCAGAAAGCTTTCCTTctattgtcaaaaaaaaaaaaaaaaaagatttcagaAAGCACCGTAATCAAAGTTCACAAGGACATCTCTTCACCTGTCGCTCCATATCAAACAGTCCTTGTTTACCAACATTCCTGAACTTATTCAGTATAAAAAATCCACAATGATCATTGAAGCAACCCAGTTAAAAAAATCCACAATGACCATTGAAGCAACCCTTTTTTGAACCCTCCCATACTACCGGGTATCATTTCAACCAACTGGATCCACAAGGCTCATTACTTATTCAGACAACATGAAACGAAAAAAACACATGTAACCTCATAGGAGCTAGTGATCTAAAGTAGATGAACAGAACACAAAATGTATGTTCACAGATATACAATGTCCATCATGCTCCCTCACTTGTAGCCCGTGCCTGTTTCCGAGCTTCTTCCCGCATGACTGCTTTGACATAGATCTCATAGCAGCAGCCTGAAATTGACAAGCAACATAACAGCCACCTCTGAGAGCTTGCAGTTGTAACAAGCAAAAGAAATTGCAATTCAAAGACTTGTACCAACAACTACATTACATTATAGCAGTTCAATCATCAATGACATGCTTTGGCCATTCTATAAAGAGTTCATCcccttttcaatttttatcGTTGATCACTTGAACAAGTAAATTACTCATCACACAACTCATGTCTGTGTACCTACATATACATAAGTGAAGGCTTAAAGCAtaccagcaacaacaacaattgtGAGCACATCCCCCATTCTTTTGACTCGCCACACACTCTTCTTATATGACTTGAACCGCTTCAAAGCAGGATCTTCTTCTAAGAGCTGCCACAAAAGAAAATGACAGTCCAACATGACGTCCATGAGAACCTAGTTAACTAGGATGTCAATGACAGTTCCATTTCAATTTTgctagaagaaagaagagaatgcaGTTTTAAAGGTCGATTGGattctgtgagagagagagaagaggaggagtAAAACAAATCCAACAGATTAAAATTAGAATTAACAGcggcatagttcgagaactcgccgagtttctcggtttttggaaaagccgagacaagactgcctacgagtctcaaaagtgcaatatctcggcgagatctcagtgagtgccgagatctcggatctcggttggatctcaatttcgacccattattttaacccacctaccacttaaataccttacctaattggacaaaacacgacatatctcagcgagatctcggatctcgggttgacccaaagttgaagcttcgagttgaaaaaaaaaaaatgcaccaactcggcgagatctcgactcgtctcggtttttccaagagttgaattggtaccgagacccgagttttagtaccttgaacAGCGGCAGAGACATCATTTCACATAAGCCCCCAGGCCCAGGGAAGTAATTAACAGGGAAAAGACAGTTGTGGCATAAAACCATTTCTGGAAACATACAGtatcagtatttttttttttttgggggggggggggggtgtgggtgGGATAGATAGCATTTAGTATGAGCATTAAGAACCATCTTATCTTTTAAATGTTACATATCAATTAGGAAAAGTCTGGGTACACCACCACTCCACCAGGGTGGCCagactatctctctctctcccacccctTGGAAAGGACCACCTTGCCCCTCCTCATGCCACCTGCCTATTGGTCCTTGCCGCCAGCATGCCTGGTGCAGGCGTCATGCCCACCCTTCACCCTATCAATTACTACCAAGTATTTTAGAGCTTAACATAAAGGAGAACAATATTTCTGTTGCCACTTACCAgaccaaaataaaaatgagaagGATTGCAATTTCTTGACTGGgaagcaacaaaaaaaatatcagaAGAAATGACAGACAATGCTAGCATTAATTCCATATTTAAAAGCTAAAGAGAGCCTCGGTCACAATAACTGTTAACGAAAAATTATGCAGCAACTCAGCTGCATCAATCCAGCATCCACCCACTACAGAGTCACCACTCCACTGTTTCTACAGTTGAATATTTTGCATCAGATCAGCACCTCACTCCACCAGCCACTTGCACAGCAACTTCAGCTTAATACCATTTGATACCTTATCACCGGTTCCCAGGCATGTAATAGTGCAACAAGCCATAAGAGAAGCCTATTGACCATAagccggaaaaaaaaaaaccatggccATGCTGCAAGTTATCTGATTATGAGTTGAATCTTGGCCACAGCACTCATTGAGCCTACAGTGCAACTACAGCTGGGGTCACATTTTGAGAGACATGTAATGCTTATGCTGAACAACACAACCCAATCTCTTATATTGGTATTGGGGAGACCTCAGAAAGTCTTAACCAACTCATAAGTCCAGCAAGCATACCTGATTGCAGATTTGCAAAAATGGTGACAATAAAATTGTTGCATTTAAAGTTTACATGGTTTCATCAAGATGTGAGAGAATTTGAATGATACAATTCTCATTTTTGCTTGTTTCTCCAGTTTCATATGAGATATAGTTCTTCAAGCCCAACCCAATTTGAAAACGCAAACTAGAGTAGACTCCATTTGGGCATAGGATGATGCTCAAACTGGGTTGGTCAATTGTGTTAAGGAATGACCATCCAATCCCTATAATTTGGGTTAGGGCCCTCCACCCAAGCCAACCTACTGTCGTTGGTTGCTTGCACACCCAGTTGAACCACTTACTCCTTCATCGAGGTCCTGCCAACTCTCTAGCAGTATTGATCCACAGAGGCCCTAAATGGAGTTTATCAACTTCATAAGTGATAAGACTTTGAGGATCATAATACTAATAATCTCACTGAGGTGCATATGACTGTTTCTTCCCGCAATAAATGAGGAAACGCCAGAAACTAAACCAGGGGTAACTATATCAACAGTTAGAGAATTATTTCGAACAAAATCTCATATTTAGTCGCATCAATTCTACAAGCGGCCTAGTGGTAAGACTACAGGAAACCAAACTGAGAGAATTGACAATGAATTATTTCATTCATGAGTGAGAGCACAAATCGATCAAGTAGCTACAGCATGTAGCACAAATTTTAAAAAGCGGTCTCACAATTAACATGCTAGATGAGTTTGGGACATTTATCGAGGTACGGTCTCTAGTCCAATAACAAGGAGATCATATAAAAGTTCCACAGTCTTTCCATAGGGTTAGACTTGGTGAAGAAGTTCCGTTCTACCATACTCAGCTTCTAGGGCTTTCTATATCACCATCACCTTCATGCAACTAATTACAATAAATAACTAGACCATAACATATGGAAACCCTACCaggtaatgaaaaaaaatatctcAAAATCAGAGAGAAAAAGATCTAGATGAATCGGTGGTCAAAACAATAAGAATAGGGgggaaaaaatataagaaatactAACAGCTTTCTCCCGAACACCTGGTTTGATGTGGAGTCGACGGCGTGAAAGAACAAAAGGATCTTCCGGTTTCTGCTGCAAgtcaaccaaataaaataaatacagcAGACAGACCACGAAAAGAATCCAGACAAGTGCAAAGCGATGGAAAGGAGAACTTTCGGGGGAGAGGAGGGGTGCGGCGGTGGAAGATGATCTATTGAACGATAAAAGAGAAAAACCACTTACCTGAGAATGAGACTGAGAGCGAGAAAACGCGGTGGCTTTGTTTAGTAAGAAGGCCATTCCTGCGGAATCAGAGCTGCGAGAGCCGAGGCGTTGATGGCCGAAAGCAAATGTGCACCACCACCTGGGTGAATTAACACGCACACTATACAATTACGCACATTGGAAGGTTTAAAAACGGAATCGGGTGTCGAATCGGTGCGATCCAACTGATTCCAGGTTTCCAGGCCATTTTAGTCTAGAATTGGAGTCGGCCCTTGCCGGccaaaataataa
The nucleotide sequence above comes from Telopea speciosissima isolate NSW1024214 ecotype Mountain lineage chromosome 3, Tspe_v1, whole genome shotgun sequence. Encoded proteins:
- the LOC122653472 gene encoding succinate dehydrogenase subunit 7B, mitochondrial-like; amino-acid sequence: MAFLLNKATAFSRSQSHSQKPEDPFVLSRRRLHIKPGVREKALLEEDPALKRFKSYKKSVWRVKRMGDVLTIVVVAGCCYEIYVKAVMREEARKQARATSEGA